TCTGGTTCGGGATCTTGATGATCATTCTGGTCGAAATGGCTTTGATCACACCGCCGGTTGGATTGAACCTCTACGTGGTTCAGTCCGCCCGGGGCAGGGCACCATTCAAAGATGTCATGCTGGGCTGCATTCCCTATGCCTTCGCAATGCTGTTGATGGTCGGTCTTCTTATCCTTGCGCCGCAGCTTGCTCTCTTCCTCCCATCCAGCTTGTAAAAGGCTCCTGTTATGGAATTTCAGACACCAGCTGGTGTGCTCGAATGCACGCCGCACACTTTGATCGTCGCCGGATGGACCGGACGAGACAGGGCTGCGGTCGATCATCATATTGAAGAGCTGGCGGCCATTGGTGTTCCGGCCCCGTCAACCGTGCCTCTTTACTATCAATGCGCTTCCGCACTTTTGACGCAAGATAGTGTGGTTCAGGTTCTGGGCACGGAGAGTTCTGGTGAGGCCGAGCCATTTCTGCTGAAATCGGGCGGTACACTCTGGCTGGGGCTTGCGTCAGACCATACGGACCGTGCGCTGGAAACCTATTCCGTTGCGCACTCCAAGCAGATCTGCGTCAAGCCGGTCGCTCCCGATCTCTGGAAGCTTGAGGACGTTTCAGATCGTCTTGATCAGCTCGAGCTGCGATCCTGGATTCTCGAAAACGGCACCTGGGAGCCCTATCAGGACGGAACTCTGGCCTCGATTTTACCTCTGGCCAGTCTGGTGGATGGGATCGAGATGTCGGAAGGAACCGCCATGCTTTGCGGAACCTTGCCTGCCATTGGCGGCGTAAGGGCGGCTGAAGACTTCAAGATGTCTTTGAGCGATCCGGTTTCCGGGGCGAAGATCGAGTGGCAGTACCGAACCCGTTGTCTCTCCGCTGTTTCATAGACCGGCGGGTGCGTCAAGCG
The genomic region above belongs to Labrenzia sp. CE80 and contains:
- a CDS encoding DUF2848 domain-containing protein, encoding MEFQTPAGVLECTPHTLIVAGWTGRDRAAVDHHIEELAAIGVPAPSTVPLYYQCASALLTQDSVVQVLGTESSGEAEPFLLKSGGTLWLGLASDHTDRALETYSVAHSKQICVKPVAPDLWKLEDVSDRLDQLELRSWILENGTWEPYQDGTLASILPLASLVDGIEMSEGTAMLCGTLPAIGGVRAAEDFKMSLSDPVSGAKIEWQYRTRCLSAVS